One Pseudomonas syringae CC1557 genomic window, CTTGAAGCGTCGATCTGCAATTCGAAATGCAGCCCGTTGTGCTTGAACAGCACCGCGAACGGCGCCGAGGTGTCGCCCTGAAAACCCACCAGTTGCGCATCGTCGCGCAGGCCAGTGTTGCTGCCGCCCTTGAGGCTGATGACCAGCTTGCCGTCGATCAGCTTGTAGGCCGTGGAGTCAACATGCGAGCCGGCGGCCAGCGGTGCGGCCTGATCGAGGAACGCGCGGGCGAAGGCAATGACTTTGCCGCCGCGCACTTTATTGTAGCCCTTGCCCTTTTCCGCGCCGCCTTCTTCGCTGATCGCATCGGTGCCATAAAGAGCGTCATACAGCGAACCCCAGCGAGCGTTCGACGCATTCAGCGCGAAGCGGGCGTTCATCACCGGCACGACCAGTTGCGGACCCGCCATCGTGGCTATTTCTTCGTCGACATTTTGCGTGGTGATCTGGAAATCCGCCGCTTCTGGCAGCAAATAACCGATCTCCTCAAAGAATACTTTGTAGGCTGAGGCGTCGTGAGTCTGTCCGGCACGCGACTGATGCCAGGCGTCGATCTGCGCCTGCAATTCATCACGCTGGGTGAGCAGTGCCTTGTTCTTTGGCGCGAGGTCGTGAATCAGTTGGTCCGCACCGGCCCAGAACGCGGCAGCATCGACGCCGGTTCCAGGGATGGCTTCGTTCTGCACGAAGTCGAACAGGACTCTGGCGACTTGCAGGTCACCGACTTGAACGTACTCAGTCATTGCACTTGCCTCACTCTGCTCAGCAGGGTCGAGCACACTCGGGGAGCGCTCTGTTATTGGTTTTCGGTGTCATGTAGTGCGTGGCGATGAATACTACATGAGCCCGTATCGTGTGAAAACGTCGCTTAATATGTCATTAAACGACTGAAATTGAGTATCGAGTCACGTAACGTTTCATGGCGCGCTCGAAAGCGCTCAGGATTGTTCCATAGAGCGTGGCAAATCGTACACGATTGCTGTGTATGAGGGGGTGCACAAGCAGGCCTATACTCAGGCTATTGCCAATTTTCAAATCGTCAGCACAGAGAGAGGAATTGACCGTGGATCATCTCGTCGTAACGCTGGTGGCTCCCGACAAACCGGGTCAGGTCGAACGTATCGCGCAGTGCATCGCCGAGCATGGCGGCAACTGGCTGGAAAGCCGCATGTCACGCATGGCCGGACAGTTCGCGGGGATTCTCAAGGTCGGCGTCGAGCCGCAGCAGTATGACGACCTGATCAAGGCGCTGAACGACCTGTCGGCCCACGGCATCCGCATGCTGCTGGCCGAAAGCGTGGTCGAGACCAGCGGCACCACGCGCCCGATCAGCATGCAACTGATCGGCAATGACCGCCCCGGCATCGTGCGCGACATCACCCGTCTGCTGGCCGGCAAGGGCGTCAACGTCGAGCACCTGATCACCGACGTAGCCCCTGCGCCCATGAGCAGCGAGTTGCTGTTCCACGCCGATGCGGTGCTGGGCGTCCCGGTGGGCTTATCGCTGGATGAGTTGCAGGCAGAGCTTGAAACACTGGCTGATGATCTGATGGTTGAACTGGTGCTGCGCAGCGAGGAGTAAAATCTCCTGTCAGGTTATCCAAGTTAACCGTGCACCTGCCTGTGGATAACCTGGGGGAAGAGCCTTGCGCGCCATACACGCCGTGGCTTGGCGAAGATTGATCAAAAATTCAACAGTTTCAAGGGCTTGTGCACAGATAAGGTAAGTCTGCCTGTGGATAACCCTTGGAGAACACTGTGCAGGCCACGTTCTACGTGGCCTGCACAGTGTTGTGTTTTTTTTGATCAGCGACGACCGCGGGATTTCAGCCAGATATCCACACTGTAGATCGCCAGCCCAGCCCAGATAAAAGCGAAGGTGATAATTGTGCTGGTGGTCAGGTGCTCGCCGTACAGCGCCACTGCCAGCAACAGGACGAGCGTGGGGGCGATGTATTGCAGGAAGCCCAGCGTGGTGAACGGCAAGTGGCGCGCGGCGGCGTTGAAGCATACCAGCGGGACCAGCGTGACCGGGCCGGCGGCGGCGAGCCAGATGGCTTGCGTGGTGGTCCAGAATTCCGGTTGCATGCTGACTGCCATCGGGTTGAACGCCAGCCAGATCAGCGCCAGCGGCACCAGCATCCAGGTTTCGACGACCAGGCCGGGCAGGGCGGCGACCGGGGCTTTTTTGCGGATCAGGCCGTAGAACGCGAAAGTCAGCGCCAGCGCCAGTGACACCCACGGCAGGCTGCCGACGTGCCAGACCTGCTGCGCGACGCCCGTTGCAGCCAGAGCGACCGCGACCCATTGCAGACGTCTCAGCCGTTCGCCGAGCAGCAACATGCCAAGCAGCACGTTGACCAGCGGGTTGATGTAGTAGCCGAGACTGGCCTCAAGCATGCGCCCGTTGTTTACGGCCCAGACATAGACGATCCAGTTGGCGGCAATCAGGGTGCCGCTCAGCGCGAGCACGGCCAGCCGCTGCGGGTTGTTGCGCAGGTCGCGCCACCAGCCTGGGTGCTTCCAGAACATCAGCACGATCGAGCCGAAGAGCGCTGACCACAGTGCACGATGGATGATGATCTCGATGGCTGGAACGGCGGCAATGGCTTTGAAATAAAGGGGGAACAAGCCCCAGATCGTGTAAGCACTCAGGCCTAGAATGTATCCACGGCGTGGATTGGCAGCTTGCATGGAGCGTCCCTTTTAATGCAGAAATTTCCGATTTTATTGCGGGGTGATGCGGTGGATGGTTTTGATCGAGTGCTCGATGTTACACACAGGTTCGACTGATTCACGGCATCTGTGCCGCGCCGCCTGCTCAAGATCGGACGCAGAGCGTCCAGAACTGCATGCCGACGCGGAGCGTCGTACGATAGTCGAGGTTATCGTTCCGCACGCTCATCCGATCAAAACAGCTTCAGCGGTTCTTCATTCAGTGCTGCCATCTGCTCGCGCAGGGCCAGGATGTGATCGCCCCAGTAACGCTCGGTGCCGAACCACGGGAAGCTGTGTGGAAACGCAGGGTCATCCCAGCGACGGGCCAGCCAGGCGCTGTAGTGCATCAGCCGCAGCGCACGCAATGGCTCTATAAGGGCCAGTTCGCGTGGATTGAAATCATGAAATTCGTTGTAGCCGTCCATCAACTCGGATAACTGACCAAGACGTTCCTGACGGTCCCCTGCAAGCATCATCCAGATGTCCTGCACGGCTGGGCCGAGGCGGCAATCGTCCAGGTCGACGATGTGAAACATTTCATCGCGGCACATCATGTTGCCGGGGTGACAGTCGCCGTGCATGCGGATATTGCTGTGCGGCGTCGCCGCGTAAACATCTTCGACGCGTTTGAGCAGGTCACGGGCTACTGACTCGTAGGCTGGCAACAGGCTGCGCGGTATGCAGTCGTTTTCCAGCAGGTAGTTGACCGAGTCATTGCCAAAATTCTTCACGCCCAGTGCTTCGCGGTGTGCGAACGGCTTAGTCGAGCCGACCGCATGAATACGGCCCAGCAACTGACCCAGACGATACAACTGATCCAGATTACCTGGTTCCGGCGCACGTCCGCCTCGGCGCGGGAACAGCGTGAAGCGAAAACCGGCGTGCTCGAACAGGGTTTCGCTGTTGTGCACCATGGGTGCGACAACCGGTACTTCGACGTCGACCAGTTCGAAGGTGAAGCTGTGTTCTTCGAGAATGGCCTCGTTGGTCCAGCGCTGTGGACGGTAGAACTTGGCGATCAGCGGCTGGCCGTCTTCGATACCCACCTGATACACGCGGTTTTCGTAACTGTTGAGCGCCAGGATGCGTGCGTCGCTGAGAAAACCGATGCTTTCGACGGCATCCAGCACCAGATCGGGAGTAAGTGTTGCAAACGGGTGAGCCATGACTACTCCTGCGCGCAGCAGGTTGCCGCGTCGGACCGCTGATGGTAACGCAGACCGGTCCCGGTTCGCCAAACCCATCCGATTAAAGTGCTCAAGGGATGGATTGTCATGAAACGGTCATCACTCGTTAGCGATTCAGCCATGTTGGACGCCTAGAGTCGCGTCAATGAGATCGATCTCAAGCGAGCGACAATGACTGATTTGAAACAGGTTGCCAGCCTGGCCGGGGTTTCCCGGGCCACCGCTGCACGCGCCTTCGCCAGCCCTGATGTGGTACGCGCCGAGACCCGCGACCGGGTGTTCGCTGCGGCCCGTGCGCTGGGTTTTCGCCCTAACCGTCTGGGCCGACAGTTGCGTCTGCAAACCACCAACCTGATTGGCGTAGTGGTGCCCAACCTGCTCAATCCGGTGTTTGCCGAACAGTTTCAGGCCATGGAACGAGCCGCGCGGGCGCGGGGCTACAACTTGCTGTTGGCGACCACCGACTACAGCGCCGAACGTGAAAGCGCCGTGGTTGAAGAGCTGCTGCGCCAGCGGGTAGACGGGCTGGTGCTGACCGTGACCGACGCCGAACACAACCGTGTGCTGCAAAGCCTGATCAGTGAGGACACGCCATTTGTGCTGGCCTACCACCAGACCAGCAATGCC contains:
- the rarD gene encoding EamA family transporter RarD; translated protein: MQAANPRRGYILGLSAYTIWGLFPLYFKAIAAVPAIEIIIHRALWSALFGSIVLMFWKHPGWWRDLRNNPQRLAVLALSGTLIAANWIVYVWAVNNGRMLEASLGYYINPLVNVLLGMLLLGERLRRLQWVAVALAATGVAQQVWHVGSLPWVSLALALTFAFYGLIRKKAPVAALPGLVVETWMLVPLALIWLAFNPMAVSMQPEFWTTTQAIWLAAAGPVTLVPLVCFNAAARHLPFTTLGFLQYIAPTLVLLLAVALYGEHLTTSTIITFAFIWAGLAIYSVDIWLKSRGRR
- a CDS encoding glycine cleavage system protein R, whose product is MDHLVVTLVAPDKPGQVERIAQCIAEHGGNWLESRMSRMAGQFAGILKVGVEPQQYDDLIKALNDLSAHGIRMLLAESVVETSGTTRPISMQLIGNDRPGIVRDITRLLAGKGVNVEHLITDVAPAPMSSELLFHADAVLGVPVGLSLDELQAELETLADDLMVELVLRSEE
- a CDS encoding serine/threonine protein kinase; translated protein: MAHPFATLTPDLVLDAVESIGFLSDARILALNSYENRVYQVGIEDGQPLIAKFYRPQRWTNEAILEEHSFTFELVDVEVPVVAPMVHNSETLFEHAGFRFTLFPRRGGRAPEPGNLDQLYRLGQLLGRIHAVGSTKPFAHREALGVKNFGNDSVNYLLENDCIPRSLLPAYESVARDLLKRVEDVYAATPHSNIRMHGDCHPGNMMCRDEMFHIVDLDDCRLGPAVQDIWMMLAGDRQERLGQLSELMDGYNEFHDFNPRELALIEPLRALRLMHYSAWLARRWDDPAFPHSFPWFGTERYWGDHILALREQMAALNEEPLKLF